A window of Clostridioides sp. ES-S-0010-02 genomic DNA:
AATGCACTGCTTCTACTTCCATACCCCTTTTTGCGACCATCCATGTTGCTACTGGACTATCTATACCACCAGACAAAAGAGACATCGCTCTACCATTAGTTCCAAGTGGTAATCCACCGTATCCAGGTATAGTATCACTATAAACCATAGTATGAAATTCTCTGTATTCACATTTTATTTTAACTTCTGGATTTCTTACATCAACATCAATTCTATCTCCTACCTTTGATAATAAGTACCCACCTATATCCATACTCATTTCTTGAGAAGTTAATCTAAAAGACTTATCTCCTCTTCTTGACTCTACCTTAAAAGTTTTATATCCAGCATCTATTTTTTCTTCTAGCATCTTTAAAGCTATTTCTTTTAATGTATCATAATCTTTTTTAGCTCTTACTCCAGGACACACACCTACTATACCAAATACTTTTCTAACTTCTTCAATAACTTCTTCATAATCATAATCTTCTAAATCGACATATATTCTTCCATACTCTTTATATACATTAAATTTGCCAATTGGCTTTAACATATTTCTTATATTTCTTATAAGTCTATTCTCAAATATATATCTATTTTTTCCTTTTACTCCAATTTCTCCATACTTTACTATTAATATATTATACACCATTTCACCTCTTAAACTACTTTCTTCTTATTATTTATACAGTATTCTTTATTTCTTTCTCATTATTGACCTTAAATCACAAATTGATTCTTTTAATACTTTCACAGCTTCAGATATCTCATCTTCTGTATTCATATCAGATAGGCTAAACCTTATTGTTCCATTGATTTCTTCATTTGTAAGACCTATGGCATTCAAAACATGACTACCTTTTTTCTTAGAAGAACATGCAGATCCAGTTGACACATAAATTCCTTTTTGCTCTAGGTAATGAAGTAAAACTTCTCCCTTTGTACCTATAAATGATACATTTAATATATGACATACGCCATCTTCTGGAGAATTAATTTTTATATCTTCTATATTCTCAACTATTTTATTTCTAAATATGTTTTTTAAGTTATTTATCTTCAAAATAACAGCATCTAAATCTTTACTTAATATATTTACAGCTTCTCCAAGCCCATATATTCCAGGTACATTTTCTGTTCCAGACCTAATTCCAATTTCTTGTCCTCCTCCTGTTAGCATAGGCTTTAAGCGATTATTTTCCTTAATATACATAAATCCAATTCCCTTTGGACCATGAAATTTATGTGCGCTTACACTCATAAAATCTA
This region includes:
- the thiI gene encoding tRNA 4-thiouridine(8) synthase ThiI, with amino-acid sequence MVYNILIVKYGEIGVKGKNRYIFENRLIRNIRNMLKPIGKFNVYKEYGRIYVDLEDYDYEEVIEEVRKVFGIVGVCPGVRAKKDYDTLKEIALKMLEEKIDAGYKTFKVESRRGDKSFRLTSQEMSMDIGGYLLSKVGDRIDVDVRNPEVKIKCEYREFHTMVYSDTIPGYGGLPLGTNGRAMSLLSGGIDSPVATWMVAKRGMEVEAVHFHSYPFTSERSQEKVKDLAKILAKYCGRVRLHKVNILEIQKAIGENCNEEEATILSRRFMMRIAQKLSEKRHCDALITGESIGQVASQTIQGLTCTNAVVNLPVFRPLIAMDKSDIVDIAKKIGTFETSIIPEEDCCSVFSPRKPVTKPRLEKIEKSELSLDIEKLVQDAIDGIEVEDIEF